In a genomic window of Nesterenkonia halotolerans:
- a CDS encoding zinc-dependent alcohol dehydrogenase family protein, whose amino-acid sequence MRAIVMSQTQAPMEVREVPDPTPPAAGVVVEVRATGLCGSDWHAWAGHEDLALPHVPGHELAGLISAVGPEVQNWSVGDRVTVPFVCGCGACDWCRSGNAQVCPDQQQPGFTHWGSFAESVALHAADTNLVAIPETVSFEAAAALGCRFATAYRALTARAEVKPAEWVTVVGAGGVGLSAVMIAKALGAQVIAVDRSAPALEAAQQLGADHVVLADGREVPDAVREITGEGSQVSIDAVGSEQTCATAVLSLRRRGRHVQIGLLPTESGLSQVPMARAIAWELDLLGSHGMAAVDYPGMLGLIASGALRPQDLIDRVVGLQEAAVLLPEMQRSATPGMTMINPGIA is encoded by the coding sequence ATGCGCGCAATAGTCATGTCCCAGACGCAGGCCCCGATGGAGGTCCGCGAGGTGCCTGATCCCACCCCGCCAGCGGCTGGGGTCGTGGTGGAGGTCCGCGCGACCGGGCTCTGCGGCAGCGACTGGCATGCCTGGGCGGGCCATGAAGACCTCGCCCTCCCCCACGTGCCCGGCCATGAGCTCGCCGGCCTCATCTCAGCAGTCGGCCCCGAGGTGCAGAACTGGTCCGTGGGGGACCGCGTGACGGTCCCGTTCGTCTGCGGCTGCGGTGCCTGCGACTGGTGCCGCTCCGGCAACGCCCAGGTCTGCCCGGATCAGCAGCAGCCGGGGTTCACCCACTGGGGCTCATTCGCCGAGTCCGTCGCCCTCCACGCCGCGGACACCAACCTCGTGGCGATCCCGGAGACAGTCTCCTTCGAGGCGGCCGCGGCGCTGGGCTGCCGGTTCGCCACCGCCTACCGGGCGCTGACCGCGCGCGCCGAGGTGAAGCCCGCGGAGTGGGTCACCGTGGTGGGTGCTGGTGGTGTGGGACTGAGCGCTGTGATGATCGCGAAAGCACTTGGCGCCCAGGTGATCGCGGTGGATCGCAGCGCCCCGGCACTGGAGGCCGCTCAGCAGCTCGGCGCAGATCATGTGGTGCTTGCCGACGGGCGCGAGGTCCCGGATGCGGTGCGCGAGATCACCGGCGAGGGCAGCCAGGTCTCCATCGATGCGGTCGGCAGCGAGCAGACCTGCGCGACAGCCGTCCTGAGCCTGCGCCGCCGCGGCCGGCATGTCCAGATCGGACTGCTCCCCACGGAGTCGGGCCTGTCCCAGGTGCCGATGGCCCGGGCCATCGCCTGGGAGCTCGACCTCCTGGGAAGCCACGGCATGGCCGCGGTGGACTACCCCGGAATGCTCGGTCTCATCGCCAGCGGCGCACTGCGCCCGCAGGACCTGATCGACCGCGTGGTCGGGCTGCAGGAGGCCGCCGTGCTGCTGCCAGAGATGCAGCGCTCCGCGACCCCGGGGATGACGATGATCAACCCGGGGATCGCGTGA
- the hemL gene encoding glutamate-1-semialdehyde 2,1-aminomutase — translation MTSNQELFDTARELMPGGVNSPVRAFGSVGGTPSFMVSAEGPYLTDAEGTQYVDLVGSWGPALLGHKHPAVIAAVHAAVDQGLGFGTSHPSEARLAELVRGRVPGAEMIRMVSTGTEATMTAIRLARGVTGRNIVVKFAGCYHGHSDGLLAAAGSGVATLGLPGSAGVTEAQASETIVVEYNDRPALEAVFAEHGERIAAVITEATPANMGVVAPEEGFNAFIREITQRHGALMIFDEVMTGFRITEAGYWGASGRVEGWEPDLFTFGKVIGGGLPAAALAGRREIMEHLAPTGPVYHAGTLSGNPVAMAAGVATLENATAEVYAHVDEKAQLVSEALTAALDDAGVDHTVQKVGSLFSVAFGTSATGVHNYAHAQAQEAFRYGPFFHAMLDAGVYLPPSVFEAWFLSSAHDDAAIGRILDALPAAAKAAADARP, via the coding sequence ATGACCTCCAACCAGGAACTCTTCGACACCGCCCGCGAACTCATGCCCGGGGGAGTCAACTCCCCGGTCCGCGCCTTCGGCTCGGTCGGAGGCACCCCGAGCTTCATGGTCTCCGCCGAGGGCCCGTACCTCACCGACGCCGAGGGCACCCAGTACGTGGACCTCGTCGGCTCCTGGGGTCCGGCGCTGCTGGGACATAAGCACCCGGCGGTGATCGCCGCAGTCCACGCCGCCGTGGACCAGGGTCTGGGCTTCGGCACCTCACACCCCTCCGAGGCGCGGCTGGCAGAGCTGGTCCGGGGCCGGGTCCCCGGCGCGGAGATGATCCGCATGGTCTCCACCGGCACCGAGGCGACGATGACCGCGATCCGGCTGGCCCGCGGGGTCACCGGACGCAACATCGTGGTGAAGTTCGCCGGCTGTTATCACGGGCACTCCGACGGTCTGCTGGCCGCCGCCGGCTCCGGCGTCGCCACGCTCGGGCTGCCTGGCTCCGCCGGGGTCACCGAGGCGCAGGCCTCCGAGACCATCGTGGTGGAGTACAACGACCGCCCCGCCCTGGAAGCCGTCTTCGCCGAACACGGAGAGCGCATCGCTGCGGTCATCACCGAGGCCACCCCCGCCAACATGGGCGTCGTGGCACCCGAAGAGGGATTCAACGCCTTCATCCGGGAGATCACCCAGCGCCACGGCGCACTGATGATCTTCGACGAAGTGATGACCGGGTTCCGCATCACCGAGGCCGGCTACTGGGGCGCCTCCGGACGGGTCGAAGGCTGGGAGCCGGACCTGTTCACCTTCGGCAAGGTCATCGGCGGCGGCCTTCCCGCCGCCGCGCTGGCCGGACGCCGCGAGATCATGGAGCACCTGGCCCCCACCGGGCCGGTCTATCACGCCGGCACGCTCTCTGGGAATCCCGTGGCCATGGCCGCCGGGGTGGCCACGCTGGAGAACGCCACCGCAGAGGTCTACGCACACGTGGACGAGAAGGCGCAGCTGGTCTCCGAGGCGCTGACCGCGGCACTGGATGATGCCGGCGTCGACCACACCGTGCAGAAGGTCGGCTCGCTGTTCTCGGTGGCCTTCGGCACCTCTGCCACAGGGGTCCACAATTACGCCCACGCCCAGGCCCAGGAAGCCTTCCGCTACGGCCCGTTCTTCCACGCGATGCTCGACGCCGGGGTCTACCTGCCGCCGAGCGTGTTCGAGGCCTGGTTCCTCTCCTCCGCCCACGACGACGCCGCGATCGGCCGCATCCTCGATGCTCTGCCCGCCGCAGCGAAGGCCGCCGCGGACGCCCGCCCCTGA
- the hemB gene encoding porphobilinogen synthase yields the protein MSFPEQRPRRMRRSRAMRRLVAETRLHPADLILPVFVREGLSEPSPISSMPGVVQHSESSLLTAAEEARDLGLGGLMLFGIPATRDPQGSAGLDPEGILNRSIRAVKDRVGEDLVVMSDLCLDEFTDHGHCGVIDEDGEVDNDATLELYAEMGVVQAASGADVVAPSGMMDGQVAVIRQALDEAGHQHVPILAYAAKYASGFYGPFREAVDSQLSGDRKQYQLDAPNRTEALREVELDLAEGADMVMVKPASAYLDILSDAVSISDVPVSAYQVSGEYAMIEAAAANGWINRRTVVTESLIAIRRAGATNVLTYYAAEVAGWLREEMAGSRVTRATASHAPPAQDPIRPRTTAAPETFREPHDPSRTDAGFPPVS from the coding sequence GTGAGCTTTCCCGAACAGCGCCCCCGCCGGATGCGTCGCAGCCGCGCCATGCGCCGACTGGTGGCCGAGACCCGACTGCACCCGGCGGACCTGATCCTGCCGGTCTTCGTCCGGGAGGGGCTCAGCGAACCGTCCCCGATCAGCTCCATGCCCGGCGTCGTCCAGCACAGCGAATCCTCCCTGCTCACGGCCGCCGAGGAGGCCCGCGATCTGGGACTCGGCGGCCTCATGCTCTTCGGCATCCCCGCCACCCGAGACCCCCAGGGCAGCGCAGGTCTGGACCCCGAGGGCATCCTGAACCGCTCCATCCGCGCGGTGAAGGACCGGGTCGGCGAGGACCTGGTGGTCATGAGCGACCTGTGCCTGGATGAGTTCACCGACCACGGGCACTGCGGGGTCATCGACGAGGACGGCGAGGTGGACAATGACGCCACCCTTGAGCTCTATGCCGAGATGGGCGTGGTCCAGGCAGCCTCTGGCGCCGACGTCGTCGCGCCCTCCGGCATGATGGACGGCCAGGTGGCGGTGATCCGTCAGGCGCTGGACGAGGCCGGGCACCAGCACGTGCCGATCCTGGCCTATGCCGCGAAGTACGCCTCCGGGTTCTACGGGCCCTTCCGAGAGGCCGTGGACTCCCAGCTCAGCGGCGACCGCAAGCAGTACCAGTTGGACGCTCCCAACCGGACGGAGGCGCTGCGTGAGGTCGAGCTGGACCTCGCCGAGGGCGCCGACATGGTGATGGTCAAGCCCGCCAGCGCCTATCTGGACATCCTCTCCGACGCCGTGAGCATCAGCGACGTCCCCGTCTCGGCCTACCAGGTCTCCGGGGAGTACGCGATGATCGAGGCCGCCGCGGCCAACGGCTGGATCAACCGCCGCACCGTGGTCACCGAATCGCTGATCGCGATCCGCCGCGCCGGCGCCACCAACGTGCTGACCTACTACGCGGCCGAAGTCGCCGGCTGGCTGCGCGAGGAGATGGCAGGGAGCCGCGTGACGCGCGCGACCGCCAGCCACGCACCCCCGGCGCAGGACCCGATCCGCCCGCGCACCACCGCAGCCCCGGAGACTTTCCGCGAGCCTCATGACCCCTCCCGCACCGACGCCGGCTTCCCGCCGGTCAGCTGA
- a CDS encoding uroporphyrinogen-III synthase gives MRIALTRDPAQAGPLEAGLRAAGLQVQFLPLTEQRLPADTAELTTTLERLARGDFSWLLLTSGNTVRALHRMGWDGTVPEGVRIGVVGPGTARVLEELTQLSEPWMPTAEQSAAGIIEEMPVPAPGETPTVFLPQSAQARAELREGLTALGWEVTAVSAYETGFLVTEGRLEPGESPHRLLPTPDPADILYLDQLAADLRRDRLAGVDAVVLLVTSSSAADALADLGVPERVRLLAIGRPTAKTLTRRGIPARVLREPSADAVLAALGR, from the coding sequence ATGCGCATCGCCCTGACTCGTGATCCCGCACAGGCAGGCCCGCTGGAAGCAGGCCTGCGCGCGGCAGGGCTGCAGGTGCAGTTCCTTCCGCTGACCGAGCAGCGGCTCCCCGCCGACACTGCCGAGCTGACGACGACGCTGGAGCGGCTCGCTCGCGGCGACTTCAGCTGGCTGTTGCTCACCAGCGGCAACACTGTCCGTGCCCTGCACCGCATGGGCTGGGACGGCACCGTTCCGGAGGGCGTGCGCATCGGCGTCGTCGGCCCGGGCACGGCGCGGGTGCTGGAGGAGCTGACTCAGCTCAGCGAGCCGTGGATGCCCACGGCCGAGCAGAGCGCGGCGGGCATCATCGAAGAGATGCCGGTCCCCGCGCCGGGTGAGACCCCCACGGTTTTCCTGCCGCAGTCAGCCCAGGCGCGCGCGGAGCTGCGCGAAGGCCTCACCGCCCTGGGCTGGGAGGTGACCGCTGTCAGCGCCTATGAGACGGGCTTTCTGGTGACGGAGGGACGGCTGGAACCGGGAGAATCCCCGCACCGGCTGCTGCCGACCCCCGACCCCGCCGACATCTTGTACCTGGACCAGCTCGCCGCCGATCTGCGCCGCGACCGGCTCGCCGGTGTGGACGCCGTCGTGCTGCTGGTCACCAGCTCCTCGGCCGCAGACGCGCTCGCCGACCTCGGCGTCCCGGAACGCGTGCGGCTGCTGGCCATCGGCAGACCCACAGCCAAGACGCTGACCCGGCGGGGGATCCCGGCGCGTGTTCTCCGAGAGCCGAGTGCGGACGCTGTCCTCGCCGCCCTGGGGCGCTGA
- the hemC gene encoding hydroxymethylbilane synthase, with protein MGTFTVGTRGSKLALTQTTTAAEALAGHAEQGYELITVKTEGDILTGPLAQMGGTGVFASALRQALFDKTCDVAVHSLKDLPAKDLEGLTIASVPVRADVRDALCSADDLTLDQLPQGAKVGTGSPRRAAQLRAARPDLQVEDIRGNVGTRLARVRGHEAAAEASPQAPNAARGDLDAVVLAGAGLKRLGMEHHIAELLPPEVMLPAPGQGALAVEVRAEDAVPVAPLGFALALYDDIPARLETSAERGMLARLNAGCSAPIGGLARYADNPDGGATLRLDSVICAPDGTQVQRAGGEIAIEAGAERSVSVERAIQLGTSVAEQLLAEDFGLLKHVVDS; from the coding sequence ATGGGGACCTTCACAGTCGGCACCCGCGGCAGCAAGCTGGCACTGACCCAGACGACGACGGCGGCCGAGGCGCTCGCCGGTCACGCGGAGCAGGGTTACGAGCTCATCACCGTCAAGACCGAGGGGGACATCCTCACCGGCCCGCTGGCGCAGATGGGCGGCACGGGGGTCTTCGCCTCGGCGCTGCGGCAGGCGCTGTTCGATAAGACCTGTGATGTCGCGGTGCACTCGCTCAAGGACCTTCCGGCCAAGGACCTCGAGGGCCTCACCATCGCCTCGGTCCCGGTGCGCGCCGATGTGCGCGATGCGCTGTGCTCCGCGGATGACCTCACGCTGGATCAGCTCCCGCAGGGCGCGAAGGTGGGCACCGGGTCACCGCGGCGAGCGGCTCAGCTGCGCGCGGCGCGACCCGATCTGCAGGTCGAGGACATCCGCGGCAACGTCGGCACCCGGCTCGCCAGGGTCCGCGGCCACGAGGCCGCGGCGGAAGCCTCGCCCCAGGCGCCCAATGCGGCACGGGGCGACCTGGACGCCGTCGTGCTCGCTGGAGCCGGGCTCAAGCGGCTGGGCATGGAGCACCATATCGCCGAGCTGCTGCCGCCGGAGGTCATGTTGCCCGCACCCGGCCAGGGTGCGCTCGCAGTGGAGGTCCGCGCTGAGGATGCGGTGCCCGTGGCGCCGCTGGGCTTCGCGCTGGCGCTCTATGACGACATCCCGGCCCGGCTGGAGACCTCCGCCGAGCGTGGAATGCTGGCCCGGCTCAACGCCGGATGCTCGGCACCGATCGGAGGGCTGGCGCGCTACGCCGACAACCCCGACGGCGGTGCGACGCTGCGCCTGGACTCGGTCATCTGCGCCCCGGACGGGACTCAGGTCCAGCGTGCGGGCGGGGAGATCGCGATCGAGGCGGGCGCCGAGAGGTCCGTGTCTGTGGAGCGCGCGATCCAGCTGGGCACATCAGTCGCGGAGCAGCTGCTCGCGGAGGACTTCGGCCTGCTCAAGCACGTAGTGGATTCCTAG
- a CDS encoding ferrochelatase — MTTTPNSESAHHPTETEDHPTETEAESAVAESSRSTPTPGTEQKTEAAEAPAPLPVDYAEGSTTDEPGNYDAILLASFGGPEGQDDVLPFLRNVTRGRGIPDERLEEVATHYRANGGVSPINQQNRDLKGALEAEVARRQLNVPIYWGNRNWTPFFTETFKEMHEAGHRRILALVTSAYNGYSSCGQYREDFSLTLDETGLREEMSVVKVRQFFMDKAFIDPFKDALAAGIADVRAQLDEAGKTEAKPKIVFVTHSIPSRNAEAMGPDRIVEEYGTDVYSAEHLAVARHLMDVVPEAEGLEHSLTFQSRSGSPKTPWLEPDINDALEEYAEAGVEGVVVMPIGFVSDHMEVLWDLDTEAKDTAAELGLAYHRAATPGIQEKFVAGLVDVLSEYLQGLNGDPVGFGEQVVPGNWSGVCGPCHCTRFRKDVARS; from the coding sequence GTGACGACCACCCCGAACTCCGAATCCGCCCACCACCCCACCGAGACTGAGGATCACCCGACGGAGACCGAGGCGGAGTCCGCAGTGGCGGAATCCTCCCGCTCGACTCCCACCCCGGGCACCGAGCAGAAGACCGAGGCCGCCGAGGCCCCGGCCCCGCTGCCGGTGGACTATGCCGAGGGCTCCACCACCGATGAGCCCGGCAACTATGACGCCATCCTGCTCGCCTCCTTCGGCGGACCAGAGGGTCAGGATGATGTCCTGCCGTTCCTGCGCAACGTCACGCGCGGCCGCGGAATCCCGGACGAGCGGCTCGAAGAGGTCGCCACCCACTATCGGGCCAATGGCGGCGTGAGCCCGATCAACCAGCAGAACCGTGACCTCAAGGGCGCGCTCGAGGCTGAGGTCGCCCGGCGCCAGCTCAACGTCCCGATCTACTGGGGCAACCGCAACTGGACTCCCTTCTTCACCGAGACGTTCAAGGAGATGCATGAGGCCGGGCATCGCCGGATCCTCGCCCTGGTCACCTCGGCCTACAACGGCTACTCCTCCTGTGGGCAGTACCGCGAGGATTTCTCGCTGACCCTGGATGAGACCGGTCTGCGCGAGGAGATGAGCGTGGTCAAGGTGCGCCAGTTCTTCATGGACAAGGCTTTCATCGATCCGTTCAAGGACGCCCTGGCCGCCGGCATCGCCGATGTCCGCGCCCAGCTGGACGAAGCTGGCAAGACCGAGGCGAAGCCGAAGATCGTCTTCGTCACGCACTCCATCCCCAGCCGCAACGCCGAGGCCATGGGTCCGGACCGGATCGTGGAGGAGTACGGGACCGACGTCTACTCCGCCGAGCACCTCGCCGTGGCCCGGCACCTGATGGACGTGGTGCCCGAGGCCGAGGGTCTCGAGCACTCGCTGACCTTCCAGTCGCGCTCCGGCAGCCCCAAGACTCCGTGGCTGGAACCTGACATCAACGACGCCCTCGAGGAGTACGCCGAGGCCGGGGTTGAAGGTGTCGTGGTGATGCCCATCGGTTTCGTCTCCGATCACATGGAGGTGCTCTGGGACCTCGACACGGAGGCCAAGGACACCGCCGCCGAGCTCGGTCTGGCGTATCACCGCGCCGCGACGCCCGGCATCCAGGAGAAGTTCGTGGCCGGTCTCGTGGACGTGCTCAGCGAGTACCTGCAGGGCCTCAACGGCGACCCGGTCGGATTCGGCGAGCAGGTCGTTCCCGGCAACTGGTCCGGCGTCTGCGGACCCTGCCACTGCACGCGCTTCCGCAAAGACGTCGCAAGGAGCTAG
- the hemQ gene encoding hydrogen peroxide-dependent heme synthase: MLMEASVSYGSNAQRTPEEVNSSGKDWFTLYTVFARTGPAPQGADTEVEFDELEAVFAEQEVTFRGTYDVSAMRAGADVLTWVTGPNPEDLQAAVRRIRRTAMFSRTHIAFSAMGVHRTAEFSRSHVPAYALGVPPEDWLVIYPFNRSYDWYLLDPAKRGAMLREHGMLGQEFPSVLANTTSAFALNDWEWLLALEAPKLTDLVDMMRKLRESETRYHVRDEIPFYTGRRLKTASEIAEVLL; the protein is encoded by the coding sequence ATGCTGATGGAGGCATCTGTGAGCTACGGCAGCAACGCCCAACGAACGCCGGAAGAGGTCAACTCCTCGGGCAAGGACTGGTTCACGCTCTACACCGTCTTTGCGCGCACCGGACCCGCGCCGCAGGGCGCTGACACGGAGGTCGAGTTCGACGAGCTCGAGGCCGTGTTCGCCGAGCAGGAGGTCACGTTCCGGGGGACCTACGACGTCTCCGCGATGCGCGCCGGCGCCGATGTGCTGACCTGGGTCACCGGACCCAATCCTGAGGATCTCCAGGCCGCGGTCCGTCGCATCCGCCGCACGGCGATGTTCTCCCGGACCCACATCGCGTTCTCCGCCATGGGCGTGCACCGCACCGCCGAGTTCTCCCGCAGCCACGTCCCGGCCTACGCCCTGGGGGTGCCGCCCGAGGACTGGCTGGTGATCTACCCGTTCAACCGCTCCTACGACTGGTACCTGCTGGATCCCGCCAAGCGCGGTGCGATGCTGCGCGAACACGGGATGCTGGGACAGGAGTTCCCCTCCGTGCTGGCCAACACCACCTCCGCCTTCGCGCTGAACGACTGGGAGTGGCTGCTGGCCCTTGAAGCGCCCAAGCTGACAGACCTGGTGGACATGATGCGCAAGCTCCGTGAGTCCGAGACCCGCTATCACGTCCGCGATGAGATTCCCTTCTACACCGGACGCCGTCTGAAGACCGCCTCCGAGATCGCTGAGGTTCTGCTGTGA
- the hemG gene encoding protoporphyrinogen oxidase: MDTRVNARQSMPRIAVVGGGVAGLIAAWDLARAGCSVEIFEAGDRLGGAIGAHTMSGVAYDAGAEAFATRSPVVPRLLHELGLQDLVVAPQHAIAWLQLPDVAAPLPATGILGIPADPLAPDVVAILGEEAAARAAEDLNAPVDGWAQEHASRGGRITLGEVVRDRMGQDVLDRLVTPIVSGVHSAEPDDLDMSNTAPGVFEAMLREGSLARAVAQVRSKAPAGSAVNSLHGGLNRLVAALQEELLRLGAVIRLNSPVNDLGALDVAETGHPDHIILALDAPAAVQLAAGMVDLSGLDLTGLGAVHSQQETQHEPEALAPGVALVSMVLNAPELDSHPRGTGVLVSPHVTEIGAKAMTHISSKWEWADAAVTRAHGPGHHVVRLSYGRVGQSSQRSLGADSSDEELQQAAAQDVGALFGVPIAPAQILEASVIRWRKALPQTSAGHAERIAALRARLTEQPAAGASAPVLHMTGAWFAGTGLARVVPDARATAAAILNSSS; encoded by the coding sequence ATGGACACCCGCGTGAACGCGCGCCAGAGCATGCCGCGCATCGCCGTGGTCGGCGGCGGCGTCGCCGGTCTCATCGCTGCCTGGGATCTGGCTCGCGCAGGCTGCTCGGTGGAGATCTTCGAGGCCGGAGACCGGCTGGGCGGAGCCATCGGCGCGCACACGATGTCCGGTGTCGCCTACGACGCCGGTGCTGAAGCCTTCGCCACGCGTTCACCTGTGGTGCCCCGGCTGCTCCACGAGCTGGGACTGCAGGATCTGGTCGTGGCGCCGCAGCATGCCATCGCCTGGCTGCAGCTGCCCGACGTGGCTGCCCCGCTCCCGGCCACCGGGATCCTCGGGATTCCTGCTGACCCGCTGGCGCCGGACGTGGTGGCGATCCTCGGGGAAGAGGCCGCGGCGCGAGCCGCCGAGGACCTGAACGCCCCGGTGGACGGCTGGGCGCAGGAGCACGCCTCCCGCGGCGGACGGATCACGCTGGGCGAGGTGGTCCGCGACCGCATGGGGCAGGACGTGCTGGACCGGCTGGTCACCCCCATCGTCTCCGGGGTCCATTCGGCCGAGCCGGATGACCTGGACATGAGCAACACCGCTCCAGGCGTCTTCGAGGCGATGCTGCGCGAGGGATCATTGGCCCGAGCCGTGGCGCAGGTCAGGTCCAAGGCGCCGGCCGGTTCCGCGGTGAACTCCCTGCATGGAGGGCTCAACCGACTGGTCGCCGCGCTTCAGGAGGAGCTTCTCCGCCTGGGGGCGGTCATTCGGCTGAACTCCCCGGTGAACGATCTCGGCGCACTTGATGTGGCCGAGACTGGGCATCCGGACCACATCATCCTGGCCCTCGACGCTCCGGCGGCCGTGCAGCTCGCCGCAGGAATGGTCGACCTCAGCGGCCTGGACCTGACCGGGCTGGGTGCGGTGCATTCCCAGCAGGAAACCCAGCATGAACCCGAGGCCCTAGCCCCCGGCGTCGCCCTGGTCTCCATGGTCCTGAATGCGCCGGAGCTCGATTCCCATCCGCGCGGCACCGGCGTGCTCGTGTCTCCGCATGTCACGGAGATCGGTGCCAAGGCGATGACCCACATCAGCTCCAAATGGGAGTGGGCGGACGCCGCGGTGACCCGGGCGCATGGACCCGGCCACCACGTGGTGCGGCTCTCCTACGGGAGGGTCGGGCAGAGCAGCCAGCGCAGCCTCGGCGCCGATTCCAGCGACGAGGAGCTGCAGCAGGCAGCCGCCCAGGACGTCGGCGCACTCTTCGGGGTGCCGATCGCCCCCGCACAGATCCTCGAGGCCAGCGTCATCCGCTGGCGCAAGGCGCTGCCGCAGACCTCGGCGGGTCATGCGGAACGGATCGCCGCCCTGCGCGCCCGGCTGACGGAGCAGCCTGCCGCGGGTGCCAGCGCCCCGGTGCTCCACATGACCGGCGCCTGGTTCGCCGGCACCGGCCTCGCCCGGGTGGTGCCGGACGCCCGCGCCACGGCCGCCGCGATCCTCAACAGCTCCTCGTGA
- the hemE gene encoding uroporphyrinogen decarboxylase, with amino-acid sequence MTSGSFAGMATSSPATGTVSAIPLAAAHSRASASQLPAEHPLVSGLTADSALITQYRGGRNTAGEITRPHRRPVWFMRQAGRSLPEYRALREGTTMLDSCLDPKLASEITLQPVRRHDVDAAIFFSDIVIPLRLAGIDVEIEPGVGPVLGKPVRTRADVDALPTLDDAAFAPITEAIGRIVAELGSTPLIGFAGAPFTLAAYMVEGKPSRDHLGPRTMMHADPETWNALAAWAAEVSGRFMRAQLMAGASAAQLFDSWAGSLSREDYARHVQAHSAVALAHVKGLGGTTPQGHRVTAPLVHFGTGTGEILDLMKEAGADVVGVDYRLNLAEASRRVGAETPLQGNIDPALLRADWPVLEAHVREVIAAGSGAAGHVLNLGHGVPPETDPDVLTRVVSLIHEIGYED; translated from the coding sequence ATGACTTCTGGATCCTTCGCCGGCATGGCCACGTCCTCCCCGGCCACCGGCACCGTCTCCGCCATTCCGCTGGCGGCCGCGCATTCTCGGGCCTCCGCCTCGCAGCTGCCCGCAGAGCACCCGCTCGTGAGCGGGCTGACCGCCGATTCGGCGCTGATCACGCAGTATCGCGGAGGGCGTAACACTGCGGGAGAGATCACACGCCCGCACCGCCGTCCCGTGTGGTTCATGCGTCAGGCCGGGCGTTCGCTGCCCGAATACCGGGCGCTGCGCGAGGGCACCACGATGCTCGACAGCTGCCTGGATCCCAAGCTCGCCTCCGAGATCACCCTGCAGCCGGTGCGACGCCACGACGTGGACGCCGCCATCTTCTTCTCCGACATCGTCATCCCGCTGCGCCTGGCCGGGATCGATGTGGAGATCGAGCCGGGTGTGGGCCCGGTGCTGGGCAAACCTGTGCGGACCCGCGCCGATGTGGACGCGCTGCCTACCCTCGACGACGCCGCCTTCGCCCCGATCACCGAAGCGATCGGGCGCATCGTGGCGGAGCTCGGCTCCACCCCGCTGATCGGCTTCGCCGGAGCCCCATTCACCCTGGCGGCCTACATGGTCGAGGGCAAGCCCTCCCGGGACCACCTCGGCCCGCGCACGATGATGCACGCGGACCCCGAGACCTGGAACGCGCTGGCAGCCTGGGCCGCCGAGGTGTCCGGACGCTTCATGCGCGCCCAGCTGATGGCCGGAGCCTCCGCCGCCCAGCTCTTCGACTCCTGGGCCGGCTCACTGAGCCGCGAGGACTACGCCCGTCACGTCCAGGCCCATTCGGCGGTGGCGCTGGCCCACGTGAAGGGCCTCGGCGGAACCACTCCGCAGGGCCACCGCGTCACCGCGCCGCTGGTCCACTTCGGCACCGGCACCGGGGAGATCCTGGACCTGATGAAGGAGGCCGGGGCCGACGTCGTCGGTGTCGACTACCGGCTGAACCTTGCTGAGGCGAGCCGCCGGGTCGGCGCAGAGACCCCTCTGCAGGGCAACATCGACCCTGCGCTGCTGCGCGCCGACTGGCCGGTGTTGGAGGCCCACGTCCGCGAGGTCATCGCGGCCGGCTCCGGTGCCGCCGGACATGTGCTCAACCTGGGTCACGGGGTCCCTCCGGAGACTGACCCGGATGTGCTCACCCGGGTGGTCAGCCTGATCCACGAGATCGGCTACGAGGACTGA